From a single Phragmites australis chromosome 7, lpPhrAust1.1, whole genome shotgun sequence genomic region:
- the LOC133925322 gene encoding cationic peroxidase SPC4-like, whose translation MAARATVVVLLAAAVSAAAAMPLRMDMDDTGLSLDFHAASCPQLEGIVRAAVQAARGQDVQVTAGLLRIFFHDCLPQGCDASILLDGERDFGPNSSLQPRALQLIEDIRAKVHAACGPTVSCADIIALATRDAVSLAGGPSFAMPQGRSDSLRPASNDEVGILPGPSTDVNTLLGIFSRKGLADPADLVALSGGHTVGKASCFFIRSNDDFSRQLAANCSAGPTGKQSLDVITPDAFDNRYFVALRSRQGVLASDQGLAGHPSTSSFVNSFARDQGSFFGQFGKSMIKLGSIKGAKGEIRRNCFRPNGRVTAVDGAGTGEDGFAASA comes from the exons ATGGCAGCAAGGGCCACCGTCGTCGtgctgctcgccgccgccgtctccgcaGCGGCAGCGATGCCTCTGCGGATGGATATGGACGACACTGGTCTGTCCCTGGACTTCCACGCGGCGTCGTGCCCGCAGCTGGAGGGCATCGTGCGCGCTGCCGTGCAGGCTGCGCGCGGCCAGGACGTCCAAGTAAccgccggcctcctccgcaTCTTCTTCCACGACTGCCTCCCTCAG GGGTGTGACGCGTCGATTCTTCTGGACGGCGAGCGGGATTTTGGGCCAAATAGTTCGCTGCAGCCCCGGGCGCTGCAGCTCATCGAGGACATCCGCGCCAAGGTGCACGCCGCCTGCGGTCccaccgtctcctgcgccgacatcATCGCGCTCGCCACCCGCGACGCCGTCAGCCTG GCCGGAGGCCCATCGTTCGCCATGCCCCAGGGCCGCTCCGACAGCCTGAGGCCCGCTTCGAACGACGAGGTAGGCATCCTCCCGGGGCCCTCCACCGACGTCAACACGCTCCTTGGCATATTCAGCCGTAAGGGCCTCGCTGACCCCGCCGACCTCGTCGCGCTCTCCGGCGGCCACACCGTCGGGAAGGCCAGCTGCTTCTTCATCAGATCGAACGACGACTTCTCCAGGCAGCTCGCCGCCAACTGCTCCGCCGGCCCAACCGGGAAGCAGAGCCTGGACGTGATCACACCTGACGCCTTCGACAACAGGTACTTCGTTGCCCTGAGGAGCAGGCAAGGGGTGCTCGCCTCCGACCAGGGGCTGGCCGGCCACCCCAGCACGAGCAGTTTCGTCAACTCCTTCGCCAGAGACCAAGGCTCCTTCTTCGGCCAGTTCGGCAAGTCCATGATCAAGCTGGGCAGCATCAAGGGGGCCAAAGGCGAGATCCGCCGCAACTGCTTCAGGCCCAACGGCCGCGTCACCGCTGTTGATGGTGCCGGCACCGGCGAAGATGGCTTTGCAGCCTCTGCTTGA
- the LOC133925321 gene encoding peroxidase 66-like, which yields MAISSRGTVVLATGLLVAAAVCAAAAAAPLPRSLSRPRPSAMKNDTSLSHYFYVDSCPQLETIVRSTVDNAIRQDVRLTAGLLRIFFHDCFPQGCDASNLLDNGERLLAPNVGLQQGALQLIEDIRAKVHSQCGPTVSCADILVLATRDAVNLAGGPAFTVPLGRLDSFAPASDGDVFSLPPPTASVDTLLDAFSRKGLSDPADLVALSGAHTVGKARCSSFGNDTITPKDDISRCLAGFCSTGDANRLRDLDFLTPEVFDNMYYIDLTLNKGPGVMLNSDQGLASHPRTNWLVRGFADNHWWFFDQFSTSMVKMSQLKGPQGNVGEVRGNCFRPNTAAAGAAAGEGLAASA from the exons ATGGCAATAAGCAGCAGGGGTACTGTGGTGCTGGCCACCGGCctgctcgtcgccgccgccgtctgcgcggcagcggcagcggcaccgCTGCCTCGGTCTCTGTCTCGGCCTCGCCCTTCGGCGATGAAGAACGACACAAGTTTGTCCCACTATTTCTACGTGGACTCGTGCCCGCAACTGGAGACCATCGTGCGCTCCACCGTGGACAACGCGATCCGCCAGGATGTCCGACTCAccgccggcctcctccgcaTCTTTTTCCACGACTGCTTCCCTCAG GGGTGCGACGCGTCCAACCTGCTCGACAATGGCGAGCGGCTGCTGGCACCCAACGTGGGGCTGCAGCAAGGGGCGCTGCAGCTCATCGAGGACATCCGAGCAAAGGTGCACTCCCAGTGCGGGCCcactgtctcctgcgccgacatcCTCGTCCTCGCCACCCGCGACGCCGTCAACCTG GCCGGAGGCCCAGCCTTCACGGTGCCCCTGGGCCGCCTCGACAGCTTCGCGCCTGCTTCCGACGGCGATGTCTTCAGCCTCCCGCCGCCGACCGCCAGCGTCGACACGCTGCTCGACGCGTTCAGCAGAAAGGGCCTCTCTGACCCCGCCGACCTCGTCGCTCTCTCCGGCGCGCACACCGTCGGGAAGGCGCGGTGCAGCTCCTTCGGCAACGATACCATCACCCCCAAGGACGACATCAGCAGGTGCCTCGCCGGGTTCTGCTCCACCGGCGACGCGAACCGGCTGCGGGACCTGGACTTTCTCACGCCAGAGGTGTTCGACAACATGTACTACATTGACCTGACGCTGAACAAGGGGCCGGGGGTGATGCTCAACTCCGACCAGGGGCTGGCCAGCCACCCCCGCACCAACTGGCTCGTCAGGGGCTTCGCCGACAACCACTGGTGGTTCTTCGATCAGTTCTCAACCTCCATGGTCAAAATGAGCCAGTTGAAGGGGCCGCAAGGAAACGTCGGCGAGGTCCGAGGCAACTGCTTCAGGCCCAACACGGCCGCTGcaggtgccgccgccggcgagggcCTTGCCGCCTCTGCTTGA
- the LOC133923722 gene encoding PI-PLC X domain-containing protein At5g67130-like, translating to MAVATSRLRLLLLGAAIAASFAAASGAALVGETCAASSGCGAGLRCTSCTPPPGTGPAACARTTPVDPKTHGTELPFNNYSWLTTHNSFAVVGTKSPTGSAIIAPPNQEDSVTAQLKNGVRGLMLDTYDFNNDVWLCHSFNGKCLTFTAYQPALNVLKEIQAFLESNPSEVITIFLEDYTAPGSLGKVFNAAGLTKYWFPVAKMPKNGGDWPPLKDMISQDQRLVVFTSKQGKEASEGLAHEWNYVVESQYGSEGLVQGKCRNRAESRPMDSTAQSLVLINFFTTNPSQSWACGNNSSPLVTRLKTCYDASAKRWPNFIAVDFYMRSNGGGAPLATDVANGRLHCGCDNIAYCKANAPFGTCSMPSSPSPVAAAPSSKSSPSPAPMADAPPKSSPSPGPSPAAPPKKSRSQSPRPAVAARAPPKSLPSPLAATAPSRSLEAEEVDEATATWSSGAPGTSSAAPSQYQQWSFFFGLLGSLFLTSTVFLSSRGLKT from the exons ATGGCCGTGGCGACGAGCCGCCTTAGGCTCCTTTTGCTCGGCGCGGCCATTGCAGCCTCATTCGCCGCGGCCTCTGGCGCCGCGCTGGTGGGCGAGACGTGCGCCGCATCGTCGGGCTGCGGCGCGGGGCTGCGCTGCACGAGCTGTACCCCTCCGCCGGGGACGGGACCCGCCGCCTGCGCGCGGACCACGCCCGTCGACCCCAAGACCCAC GGGACGGAGCTGCCTTTCAACAACTACTCGTGGCTGACGACGCACAACTCATTCGCCGTGGTGGGCACCAAGTCCCCCACCGGGTCGGCCATCATAGCGCCGCCCAACCAGGAGGACTCCGTCACCGCGCAGCTCAAG AATGGCGTTCGGGGCCTGATGCTGGACACCTACGACTTCAATAACGACGTCTGGCTGTGCCACTCATTCAACGGCAAATGCTTAACCTTCACTGCCTAC CAACCTGCCCTGAACGTGCTCAAGGAGATCCAGGCGTTCCTGGAATCAAACCCGTCGGAGGTGATCACCATCTTCCTGGAGGACTACACTGCCCCAGGGTCCCTGGGCAAGGTCTTCAACGCCGCCGGCCTGACCAAGTACTGGTTCCCGGTGGCCAAGATGCCCAAGAACGGCGGCGACTGGCCGCCGCTCAAGGACATGATCAGCCAGGACCAGCGCCTCGTGGTCTTCACGTCCAAGCAGGGGAAGGAGGCGAGCGAAGGGCTCGCGCACGAGTGGAACTACGTCGTGGAAAGCCAAT ATGGGAGCGAGGGATTGGTGCAGGGTAAGTGCCGCAACCGCGCGGAGTCTCGGCCCATGGACTCCACGGCGCAGTCTCTGGTGCTCATCAACTTCTTCACCACCAACCCCAGCCAGAGCTGGGCCTGCGGGAACAACTCATCGCCGCTCGTCACCAGGCTCAAGACCTGCTACGACGCCTCCGCCAAGCGCTGGCCCAACTTCATTGCCGTCGATTTCTACATG CGGAGCAACGGTGGTGGAGCTCCCCTGGCGACCGACGTGGCAAACGGCCGTCTCCACTGTGGCTGCGACAACATAGCGTACTGCAAGGCTAACGCACCGTTCGGGACATGTTCCATGCCATCGTCTCCTTCCccagtggcggcggcgccttCTTCCAAGAGTTCACCGTCTCCTGCCCCGATGGCGGATGCGCCTCCAAAGAGTTCGCCTTCTCCCGGGCCATCACCAGCGGCTCCGCCTAAAAAAAGTCGTTCACAGTCTCCTCGCCCGGCGGTGGCTGCGCGTGCGCCTCCCAAGAGTTTACCGTCTCCTCTTGCAGCGACGGCGCCTTCCAGGAGTCTAGAGGCGGAGGAGGTAGATGAAGCCACCGCGACGTGGAGTTCAGGGGCGCCGGGCACTAGTAGTGCTGCTCCCTCCCAGTATCAACAGTGGAGCTTCTTCTTTGGGCTTCTGGGATCTCTTTTTCTAACCAGTACAGTATTCTTGTCTTCAAGAGGACTCAAAACTTGA